In one window of Herpetosiphonaceae bacterium DNA:
- a CDS encoding NAD(P)-binding domain-containing protein, whose amino-acid sequence MARILIIGSGVVGQATGKGFAKKGHTVSYVDINPQTIARLRAEGLHAMTVTEVDWDTVDVVMLAVSTPSVEGKIILDYIEAAALDVGLGLAKTRNYITVVVRSTVPPTTTERRIAPILERASGKQNGIDFGLAMNPEFLRAVNNEQDFARPWITVIGSNDRRTTEILDTLYTPFGALIVRCTPTEAEMIKYVNNIYNALKISYFNEVHAICQQLGIDSNIVGATVARSAESMWNPLYGTRGGVPYGGACLPKDTVAFMQFVQENGWSHLLLEAAIKVNQRLAAQVPAAASPDQIDDVLEAVRTRDEAAARGEELVIEVSAPRQVVL is encoded by the coding sequence ATGGCACGGATTCTCATCATTGGCTCTGGTGTCGTCGGCCAGGCCACCGGCAAAGGGTTTGCCAAGAAGGGGCATACCGTCAGCTACGTCGACATCAATCCTCAGACGATTGCCAGGCTGCGCGCCGAGGGCCTGCACGCGATGACCGTCACCGAAGTCGACTGGGATACGGTCGACGTGGTGATGCTGGCGGTTTCCACGCCGAGCGTCGAGGGCAAGATCATTCTCGATTATATCGAGGCGGCGGCGCTGGATGTTGGCCTTGGCCTGGCGAAGACCAGGAACTATATCACCGTGGTCGTGCGCAGCACGGTGCCGCCCACCACCACCGAGCGCCGCATCGCTCCGATCCTGGAGCGCGCCTCCGGCAAGCAGAACGGGATCGACTTTGGCCTGGCGATGAACCCCGAATTCCTGCGCGCCGTCAACAACGAGCAGGACTTTGCCCGTCCGTGGATTACGGTGATCGGCTCGAACGATCGGCGGACGACCGAGATCCTCGACACGCTGTACACGCCCTTCGGCGCGCTGATCGTCCGCTGCACGCCCACCGAGGCGGAAATGATCAAGTATGTCAACAACATTTATAACGCGCTCAAGATCAGCTACTTCAACGAAGTTCACGCTATCTGCCAGCAGCTCGGCATCGACAGCAACATCGTCGGCGCGACCGTGGCCCGCAGCGCGGAGAGCATGTGGAATCCGCTCTACGGCACGCGCGGCGGCGTGCCCTACGGCGGCGCGTGCCTGCCCAAAGACACGGTCGCGTTCATGCAGTTCGTTCAGGAGAACGGCTGGAGCCATCTGCTGCTGGAGGCCGCGATCAAGGTCAATCAGCGTCTCGCGGCACAGGTTCCGGCGGCGGCCTCACCCGACCAGATCGACGATGTGCTGGAGGCCGTGCGCACGCGCGACGAAGCCGCTGCCCGTGGCGAAGAGCTGGTGATCGAGGTCAGCGCCCCACGGCAGGTCGTTTTGTAG
- a CDS encoding right-handed parallel beta-helix repeat-containing protein, translating to MLDRRSQSYRDTAGRMRRVGLVWLAGLVLVGCGSVARLQTASPPPVSSMTTPSAAPSTSSAERPCADRRDRAPAASAAQEATAVDVRYDDDSNTITLRGGEWVTLTAISRAVAQPQAVRESTPGEWLLSANLVVERSAALRIAAPEVRRLKLRSDDEGFIAIKVLGGRLEIVGTCVTSWDSARNTYDQHHANGRSFVLARDGARMDIRGAELSYLGYDADQSYGVAWRLAGTTGELIDSYLGYNFYGLYTYEASDLVIRGNEVHHSVRYGIDPHTRSNRLLIERNVSHHNGKHGIILAETCDDNIIRNNTVYANALHGIVIYQRSNNNLVEGNTSYANGQQGINVNDSTRTTIRDNTVYDNAEVGIGVGQDATDTLVEANRVHDNREDGIFLYSGATKTLLQGNTVSHNARYGIYVKSAGNQIGGGNQIFGNTVGVYLNADPAPDVSREANRIYDNREADVRSDAN from the coding sequence ATGCTTGATCGACGGAGCCAGTCCTATCGTGATACCGCCGGGCGCATGCGCCGGGTCGGCCTGGTGTGGCTGGCGGGCCTTGTGCTCGTCGGCTGCGGCTCCGTGGCGCGCCTACAGACGGCCTCGCCGCCGCCAGTCTCGTCCATGACAACGCCGTCTGCCGCGCCATCGACCAGCAGCGCTGAGCGGCCATGCGCGGATCGGCGCGACCGTGCGCCAGCGGCATCGGCGGCGCAGGAGGCGACAGCGGTGGATGTGCGCTACGACGACGATTCCAACACGATCACGCTGCGCGGCGGCGAGTGGGTCACGCTCACGGCGATCAGCCGGGCCGTGGCCCAGCCTCAGGCGGTGCGCGAGTCGACGCCGGGCGAGTGGCTGCTGTCGGCCAATCTGGTGGTCGAGCGCAGCGCGGCCCTACGCATCGCCGCGCCGGAGGTCCGGCGGCTGAAGCTGCGCAGCGATGACGAGGGCTTTATCGCGATCAAAGTGCTCGGCGGGCGGCTGGAGATCGTCGGGACGTGCGTGACCTCGTGGGATAGCGCGCGCAACACCTACGATCAGCACCATGCCAACGGACGCAGCTTCGTGCTGGCTCGTGACGGCGCGCGCATGGACATTCGCGGTGCTGAGCTAAGCTACCTCGGCTACGACGCGGATCAGTCGTACGGGGTGGCGTGGCGGCTTGCGGGCACCACCGGCGAGCTGATCGACAGCTATCTCGGCTACAACTTTTATGGACTGTACACCTACGAGGCGTCGGATCTGGTGATTCGCGGCAACGAGGTCCATCACAGCGTGCGCTACGGCATCGATCCGCACACGCGCTCGAACCGGCTGCTGATCGAGCGCAACGTGTCGCATCATAACGGCAAGCACGGCATCATCCTCGCCGAAACATGCGATGACAACATCATCCGCAATAACACGGTCTACGCCAATGCGCTGCACGGCATCGTGATCTACCAGCGCTCGAACAATAACCTCGTGGAGGGCAATACGAGCTACGCCAACGGGCAGCAGGGGATCAACGTCAACGACTCCACGCGCACCACGATCCGCGACAACACGGTCTACGACAACGCCGAGGTCGGCATCGGCGTGGGCCAGGATGCGACCGATACGCTGGTGGAGGCCAATCGTGTCCACGATAACCGCGAGGATGGGATCTTCCTCTACAGTGGCGCGACGAAGACCCTGCTCCAGGGCAACACGGTCAGCCACAACGCGCGCTATGGCATCTATGTCAAGAGCGCAGGCAATCAGATCGGCGGCGGCAATCAGATCTTTGGCAATACCGTCGGGGTCTATCTCAACGCCGACCCCGCTCCCGACGTTTCGCGAGAAGCCAACCGGATCTACGACAATCGCGAGGCTGACGTGCGCAGCGACGCGAACTAG
- a CDS encoding glycosyltransferase, whose product MDFLNAVVAALANSALLIPIGTLGMVRWAMWLFKRIPALFYRPIRNDYDTTATIVTPVYKEDPALFRRALDSWLANQPDRIIAVIDMTDTVCIEIALNEYPQIDVILIDLPGKRPALSVGVDATTTELVVLVDSDVIWEPDVLRKLKMPFADPAIGGVGTRQNMYPSDGVRATIWERLADIYLDIRYADEVPATTLVGRAVSCLSGRTAAYRTKLLKSLREPFLNETFNGRPCMSGDDKRYTCLVLQSGYRTWNQLDAQVYSTFKPDFQGFRKQRIRWSRNSFRSDLRALWQGWVWRYPYLAIMLIDKTVAPFTLLVGPVILALALIIGNWQLALALLAWWLCSRALKIWPHLRRKPADWLILPLFLVITYYMSLIKLYALCTLNEHKWLTRAVAVVDGKVERISEAAQEGKASA is encoded by the coding sequence ATGGATTTTTTGAATGCAGTTGTTGCTGCTTTGGCGAACTCGGCGCTGCTGATCCCGATCGGCACGCTGGGTATGGTCCGCTGGGCAATGTGGCTGTTCAAGCGTATTCCGGCGCTTTTTTATCGACCGATCCGCAACGACTACGATACAACTGCGACGATCGTCACGCCGGTATACAAGGAAGATCCCGCGCTCTTTCGCCGGGCGCTCGACTCGTGGCTTGCCAACCAGCCCGATCGGATCATCGCGGTGATCGACATGACCGATACCGTCTGCATCGAGATTGCGCTGAATGAATATCCGCAGATCGACGTGATCCTGATCGATCTTCCGGGCAAGCGTCCGGCGCTGTCGGTGGGCGTGGATGCGACCACGACCGAGCTTGTGGTGCTGGTGGATAGCGATGTGATCTGGGAGCCCGATGTGCTGCGGAAGCTCAAAATGCCCTTTGCCGATCCTGCGATCGGCGGCGTCGGGACGCGGCAAAACATGTATCCCAGCGATGGCGTGCGCGCCACGATCTGGGAGCGCCTGGCCGACATCTATCTCGATATTCGGTACGCCGACGAGGTGCCCGCGACGACGCTGGTGGGCCGCGCGGTGAGCTGTCTTTCGGGCCGGACGGCGGCCTATCGCACCAAGCTGCTCAAAAGCCTGCGCGAGCCGTTCCTGAACGAAACCTTCAACGGACGGCCCTGTATGAGCGGCGATGACAAGCGCTACACCTGCCTGGTCTTGCAGAGCGGGTATCGCACCTGGAATCAGCTCGACGCACAGGTCTACTCGACGTTCAAGCCCGACTTTCAGGGCTTTCGCAAGCAGCGCATCCGCTGGAGCCGCAATAGCTTTCGCAGCGATCTGCGGGCGCTCTGGCAGGGCTGGGTCTGGCGCTATCCCTATCTTGCGATCATGCTGATCGACAAGACCGTTGCGCCGTTCACCCTGCTGGTCGGGCCGGTGATCCTGGCGCTGGCGCTGATCATCGGCAACTGGCAGCTCGCGCTGGCGCTGCTCGCCTGGTGGCTGTGCAGCAGGGCGCTCAAGATCTGGCCGCATCTGCGGCGCAAGCCCGCCGACTGGCTGATTTTACCGTTGTTTCTGGTAATCACCTACTACATGTCACTGATCAAGCTCTACGCACTGTGTACGCTTAACGAGCATAAATGGCTGACGCGCGCGGTCGCTGTCGTCGACGGCAAGGTCGAGCGGATCAGCGAGGCCGCCCAGGAGGGCAAGGCCAGCGCCTAG
- a CDS encoding tetratricopeptide repeat protein, with protein MQSTSDHAPIKLYERPAVDRVSKLGRAVTLVSFATIGGLLCLMFFQVGSVSTNKFFVARADRQYQAQSFEAAIGSYGWALRFNRNDAHSLLNRGYALQKLNRHARALPDFSSYIALNPQDVSGYLARGLSYLRLGQPGSAIGDLNAALALDPNNVAALVARADSSAQLGAWQAAVDDLTALLRLQPDQPSYLLDRARYYKNLNSHQRARADLDRLLALQPDNVGGLLLRSDVRRRASDADGALADLSRAVELQPQSAHLVAQRGSEYEQRGATDQAIADYVRAVALNPALDWVHLRLSVLYDRRKEYDKADASLSSVIGRNPDDSAAYFRRAKVRLNARQYAAALADLHEVQRRDPRSAAVYLAQADVYAASQQVEESIAALNTAIGLDRQNAYAYLARARAQHRLGRAEAALRDLDQALRLEADNQAALAERAELLMQRRAYAAAIDDYARLIELRPDDKTAYIARGRAFRAMDDLENAERDFRQATVVAPDADDGYIELGLLAAIQNNTDLALQHFDAALALGTDNPRVFAARGRIYAEQGTIAESLADLDRALALRPDDVATLLVRGRIYEDQGQPDAALRDFDRALTVEPTNVQALLTRGRFYELYARTDQALADIDAVVKLQPDNASALSMRARLLQHQGAFAEAQADLERVRTLQPDDTRVILRQAALLEAQGKAEEALALIREALSTGAAPAELYLYAGKVRYSLGQYRRAVANFRAVLEADPANGAAYQGVGLAERKLGNNRAAIVAFRSYLRLVPDAADRGEIVAWLSKHGG; from the coding sequence ATGCAATCAACATCCGACCATGCGCCAATTAAGCTGTACGAGCGTCCCGCCGTCGATCGCGTCTCGAAGCTGGGCCGCGCGGTCACGCTCGTCAGCTTTGCGACGATCGGCGGGCTGCTGTGCCTGATGTTTTTCCAGGTAGGCTCAGTCAGCACCAATAAGTTCTTCGTCGCTCGCGCCGACCGCCAGTATCAGGCACAGTCGTTCGAGGCCGCGATCGGCAGCTACGGCTGGGCACTGCGCTTCAATCGCAACGACGCGCACTCGCTCTTGAATCGCGGGTATGCGCTCCAGAAGCTCAACCGGCACGCGCGCGCGCTGCCGGACTTCTCCAGCTACATCGCGCTCAATCCACAGGATGTGTCGGGCTATCTGGCGCGCGGCCTGAGCTACCTGCGGCTGGGACAGCCCGGCAGCGCGATAGGCGATCTCAACGCCGCGCTGGCCCTCGATCCGAACAATGTTGCGGCGCTGGTGGCGCGGGCCGACTCGTCGGCCCAGCTTGGCGCGTGGCAGGCGGCGGTCGACGATCTCACTGCGCTGCTGCGGCTACAGCCGGATCAGCCGAGCTACCTGCTGGATCGGGCGCGCTACTACAAAAATCTTAACTCGCACCAGCGGGCGCGCGCCGATCTCGATCGCCTGCTGGCCTTGCAGCCGGATAACGTCGGCGGGCTGCTGCTGCGCAGCGATGTGCGCAGGCGGGCGAGCGACGCCGATGGCGCGCTGGCGGATCTCAGCCGGGCGGTCGAACTTCAGCCGCAGAGCGCGCATCTCGTAGCCCAGCGCGGCAGCGAGTACGAGCAGCGCGGCGCGACCGATCAGGCGATCGCCGATTATGTGCGCGCCGTCGCGCTCAACCCCGCCCTGGATTGGGTCCATCTTCGGCTGAGCGTGCTGTACGACCGGCGCAAGGAGTACGACAAAGCCGACGCAAGCCTATCCAGCGTGATCGGGCGCAACCCCGACGACAGCGCCGCCTACTTTCGCCGGGCAAAGGTGCGGCTCAATGCGCGGCAGTACGCTGCGGCGCTCGCCGATCTGCACGAGGTCCAGCGGCGAGATCCCCGTTCGGCGGCAGTGTATCTGGCGCAAGCCGACGTGTACGCGGCCAGTCAGCAGGTCGAGGAATCCATCGCCGCGCTGAACACCGCTATCGGGCTCGATCGGCAGAATGCGTATGCCTATCTGGCGCGGGCGCGGGCGCAGCACAGGCTGGGCCGCGCCGAGGCCGCGCTGCGCGACCTCGACCAGGCGCTACGTCTGGAGGCCGATAACCAGGCGGCGCTGGCCGAGCGCGCCGAGCTGCTGATGCAGCGACGAGCCTACGCGGCGGCAATCGACGATTATGCCCGGCTGATCGAGCTGCGCCCCGACGACAAGACAGCCTATATCGCGCGCGGTCGGGCCTTCCGCGCGATGGATGACCTGGAAAACGCCGAGCGTGACTTCAGGCAGGCGACGGTCGTCGCGCCGGATGCGGATGACGGCTATATCGAGCTGGGGCTGCTGGCGGCGATCCAGAACAATACCGATCTGGCGCTTCAGCACTTCGATGCGGCGCTGGCGCTCGGCACCGACAATCCGCGCGTCTTTGCGGCCCGTGGCCGGATCTACGCCGAGCAGGGCACGATCGCAGAAAGCCTTGCCGATCTGGATCGTGCCCTCGCGCTGCGGCCCGACGATGTTGCCACGCTGCTGGTGCGTGGCCGTATCTACGAGGATCAGGGACAGCCCGACGCTGCGCTCCGCGACTTCGATCGGGCGCTGACGGTCGAGCCGACGAATGTGCAGGCGCTGCTCACACGGGGCCGCTTCTACGAGCTATACGCCCGGACCGATCAGGCGCTCGCGGACATCGACGCGGTGGTGAAGCTCCAGCCGGATAACGCGAGCGCGCTCTCGATGCGGGCGCGGCTGCTCCAGCACCAGGGCGCGTTTGCCGAGGCGCAGGCCGATCTTGAGCGCGTCAGGACGCTCCAGCCGGACGATACGCGCGTGATCCTGCGACAGGCGGCCTTGCTCGAAGCGCAGGGCAAAGCCGAAGAGGCGCTGGCGCTGATCCGCGAGGCGCTCAGCACGGGCGCGGCACCCGCCGAGCTGTATCTGTATGCCGGGAAAGTGCGCTACAGCCTGGGACAGTACCGCCGGGCGGTCGCCAACTTCCGCGCGGTGCTGGAGGCAGATCCGGCCAACGGAGCGGCGTATCAGGGCGTCGGGCTGGCCGAGCGCAAGCTGGGCAATAACCGGGCGGCGATCGTCGCGTTCAGGAGCTATCTGCGCCTGGTGCCCGACGCGGCGGATCGCGGCGAGATCGTGGCGTGGCTGAGCAAGCACGGCGGGTAG
- a CDS encoding right-handed parallel beta-helix repeat-containing protein → MYSPFRHGWRRRAWSALSSLTCMIIVVLPASSAPLVPAQVSAAISGIDEDGEIAPGRAAAWDRVDGAPAGSDTRQGTPDGEQRVAAAGDCLGWPTRRVRYTSDGVIHLEGCGQTFTLSHVAEALGDTSKLELVDAARKIWLLKVSLKVEEGATLNVIGEGGDVNWLRLRSDDSGAVWLRAENGTITIENTRVTSWDAARNTFDMDYAVAPDGSGGRAYIAARSVLTKGRLTAPPTACSVNGGTREPYEARMNVLNSEIAYLGYNAPESYGLIWKVYYKLDPSDPSDAPPPGRQLYAMVDIFGNGSGSTFRHNYFGAYTYGGYCMNWTGNLFEGNIQYGLDPHDDSDSLLISNNRFFDNGNHGVICSIYCSNIVITNNEVLRNRHGIMIHRRVDQARIENNISADNREAGIAIFDSHSSIVRNNVVRNNGTAAVRLSVGASGNLIEDNTLIGLSASGTGHGYVVYTYQGSDLPTEPGDGRPKNNIFRNNQMTGYKTPVLKIDDASSNLFDSNAVSGPNTGFEFEYGVGNIAANTMFSASLLTHVNTIGLPSLAASTIVRDGEVGKTITINHDRYSTTRLEDTRHRIWSLPETGLRTDAGKGASTLTLNTDNSGTSELITTLDLAVMPGAGTISVAPTMWQNAAPFGKSWTETSGTTGGAVAHSVGNLQTGQCFTVTANSAVLGTFTANDSGRINFSYSGGYGSPITFGVAKGSNCPSQPQLKHFYLPVVRP, encoded by the coding sequence GTGTACTCGCCATTTCGCCACGGCTGGCGGCGTCGCGCTTGGTCGGCGTTGTCGAGCCTGACATGCATGATCATCGTCGTGCTGCCCGCCAGCAGCGCACCGCTCGTGCCCGCGCAGGTTTCCGCCGCGATCAGCGGCATCGACGAGGATGGCGAGATCGCGCCCGGTCGTGCCGCCGCCTGGGATCGGGTGGACGGCGCTCCGGCGGGCAGCGATACACGTCAGGGCACGCCCGACGGCGAGCAGCGTGTGGCGGCGGCAGGCGACTGTCTGGGCTGGCCGACGCGGCGGGTGCGCTATACCTCCGATGGCGTGATCCATCTTGAGGGCTGCGGCCAGACGTTCACGCTGTCGCATGTGGCGGAGGCGCTGGGCGATACCAGCAAGCTGGAGCTGGTCGATGCGGCCAGGAAGATCTGGTTGCTCAAGGTCAGCCTCAAAGTCGAGGAGGGCGCGACGCTCAACGTGATTGGTGAGGGCGGCGATGTCAACTGGCTGCGGCTGCGCAGCGACGACAGCGGCGCGGTGTGGCTACGCGCCGAGAATGGCACGATTACCATTGAGAATACCCGCGTTACGTCGTGGGATGCCGCGCGCAACACGTTCGATATGGACTACGCGGTCGCGCCTGACGGCTCCGGCGGTCGGGCCTATATTGCCGCGCGCTCGGTGCTGACCAAGGGGCGTCTGACAGCGCCGCCGACAGCCTGCTCGGTTAACGGCGGCACGCGCGAGCCCTACGAGGCGCGCATGAACGTGCTCAACTCCGAGATCGCGTACCTGGGCTACAACGCTCCCGAATCGTATGGCCTGATCTGGAAGGTGTACTACAAGCTCGATCCGAGCGATCCCAGCGACGCGCCGCCCCCGGGCCGTCAGCTCTACGCGATGGTCGATATCTTCGGCAACGGCAGCGGCAGCACGTTCCGGCACAACTACTTTGGCGCGTACACCTATGGCGGCTACTGCATGAACTGGACGGGCAACCTCTTCGAGGGCAACATCCAGTACGGCCTCGATCCGCACGACGACTCCGACTCGCTGCTGATATCGAATAACCGCTTCTTCGATAACGGCAACCACGGCGTGATCTGCTCGATCTATTGCAGCAACATCGTGATCACGAACAATGAGGTGCTGCGCAACCGGCACGGGATCATGATTCACCGCCGCGTCGATCAGGCGCGGATCGAGAACAATATCAGCGCCGACAACCGCGAGGCCGGCATCGCGATCTTCGACTCGCATAGCTCGATCGTGCGCAATAACGTCGTGCGCAACAACGGGACCGCCGCCGTGCGGCTGAGCGTGGGCGCGTCGGGCAACCTGATCGAGGACAACACGCTGATCGGGCTATCCGCCAGCGGCACCGGCCACGGCTATGTCGTCTACACGTACCAGGGCTCCGATCTGCCGACCGAGCCGGGCGATGGTCGTCCCAAGAACAATATCTTCCGCAACAACCAGATGACCGGCTACAAAACGCCGGTGCTGAAAATCGACGATGCCTCCAGCAATCTGTTCGACTCGAACGCGGTAAGCGGTCCCAACACCGGCTTTGAGTTCGAGTATGGCGTGGGCAACATCGCGGCGAATACCATGTTCAGCGCGTCGCTGCTGACGCACGTTAACACCATCGGCCTGCCGTCGCTCGCGGCATCGACGATCGTGCGTGACGGCGAGGTCGGCAAGACGATCACCATCAACCACGACCGGTACAGCACGACGCGGCTGGAGGATACGCGGCATCGGATCTGGTCGCTGCCTGAGACGGGTCTGCGCACCGACGCGGGCAAGGGCGCCTCCACGCTGACGCTGAACACCGACAACTCCGGCACCAGCGAGCTGATCACGACGCTCGATCTGGCGGTGATGCCGGGTGCGGGCACGATCTCGGTCGCGCCGACGATGTGGCAGAACGCCGCTCCCTTCGGCAAAAGCTGGACGGAGACATCCGGCACGACGGGCGGCGCGGTTGCGCATAGCGTCGGGAATCTCCAGACCGGCCAGTGCTTCACTGTTACGGCGAATAGCGCGGTGCTTGGCACGTTTACCGCCAACGACAGCGGACGAATCAACTTTTCGTACAGCGGCGGCTACGGCAGCCCGATCACGTTTGGCGTTGCCAAGGGGAGCAACTGTCCCAGCCAGCCGCAACTGAAGCATTTCTACCTGCCGGTCGTGCGGCCTTAG